A window from Cryptomeria japonica chromosome 1, Sugi_1.0, whole genome shotgun sequence encodes these proteins:
- the LOC131032567 gene encoding protein DMP3-like — protein sequence MVVGNVQAAQDFSLLITRLLLLYNQIPHTTIKTKETGISMSNSMKRRSSSTISQEKPDDQKNPLLPLDIDSSPHQDSNEPENGIPRSDSSALTQTLAGAAHLANLLPTGTVLLLQVLCPLVSNNGHCDNVRRSMTAILLTCCGLSGFFASFTDSFKGSDGRVYYGLATPKGLYTFEYMSPGNGAPDPARYKLRLVDFVHAFLSLLVFAAIALYDRNVVGCFYPAPEKETEEILGVLPIAIGIVCSMLFLVFPTRRHGIGYPVSN from the coding sequence ATGGTTGTTGGAAACGTGCAGGCCGCCCAAGACTTTTCTCTTCTAATCACGCGCTTACTCTTACTATATAATCAAATCCCACATACAACGATTAAAACAAAAGAAACAGGAATCAGCATGTCCAATTCAATGAAGAGGAGATCCAGTTCCACGATTTCACAAGAGAAACCAGATGATCAGAAAAACCCCCTTTTGCCGCTTGACATTGATAGCAGCCCTCACCAGGATTCCAACGAGCCCGAAAATGGCATCCCAAGATCAGATTCCTCTGCACTGACACAGACATTAGCCGGTGCGGCCCATCTCGCAAATCTTCTTCCGACGGGCACAGTCCTCCTTTTACAAGTACTCTGCCCTCTGGTCTCCAATAACGGTCACTGCGACAATGTCAGGCGTTCCATGACTGCAATTCTGCTCACATGCTGCGGACTTTCGGGCTTCTTCGCCAGTTTTACAGACAGTTTTAAGGGCTCCGACGGGAGAGTATACTACGGCTTGGCCACGCCAAAAGGTCTCTACACTTTCGAGTACATGAGCCCGGGCAACGGGGCTCCCGATCCGGCTAGGTATAAATTGCGGCTGGTGGATTTCGTGCACGCTTTTCTGTCTCTGTTGGTGTTTGCCGCCATAGCTCTGTATGACAGAAACGTTGTGGGGTGCTTCTACCCGGCACCAGAAAAGGAGACCGAGGAGATTCTTGGCGTGCTGCCCATTGCCATCGGAATAGTGTGCTCCATGcttttccttgtcttccccactagGCGCCATGGAATTGGGTATCCCGTCTCAAATTGA